The segment agctttttacgcgctataatgatggccgctataaattgtgttcgtaatatgcgaacaatctttttgacaactctgcatacatcaaatctgacactcttctcttgcaacactaccgtgctctttctttcgtttacgtcaaagaaggaaagcaaaactgtgcgaaatgtaaacaaaactattgccttccttcttttgcgtaaacgaaagaaagagcaacactgccgtacaggagaagagtgcccagttttgatgtatgcagagttgtcaaaaagattgttcacatattacgaacacaatttatagcgtccgccattatagcgcgtaaaaagctggatggatacattcatgattgtttgttgttcgaatgtaaaaatgtaaacattgttcaattttgcagatcagctaaagaggaacataattgaacggacaagttttatggattgtggctttgcagttttcgcaaatttcagggagaatgtccaaatacgcaacggaaagtttcttattaagtcgagacgctgttcgagagcaaacttgacaacggctcgaccaacatgaagttaatgtttgcgttactGTGTAATGTTTCAAATGTTTGATTCGCACGActgtgaaaaagtattctgagccagtgccttcagcaaaatctggccgcaaaccactataaaagtttgaatccgtttagttatgttccacttcagctgatctgcaaaattaaacaatgtttacatttttacactcggacaacaaacaatcatgaatgtatccatagtaactccgtcagggcgaactcaacactcctccaatgcatgtcaaaagtttgtgcccacttgtgctcagtatccgccattatcgctcgtggaaagctggataggaaGAGGGTAGATTATTAACCTACATTGAAAATAaacttgtcaagcaaggagcgGTGCGGaagggaggcaataacgaaaaactgatggaatcaaggggtcggtcactcggcacagccgtttttatgttaggcgacttgaaacgagccgaactgtgccggtgctgtaccgaaagtgccgaactgcaagatttgttaaattcgttaaaatctgatagatctggcaaccgtgcgagatgattttgacaactggcagtgctcccatttcatatatgtaaaattgaaccggaggtgtgtaaagccctataaatgttatttttataaggctttaggagtgccgtttgatatctctgcagtgcaggggcactatgtgctgagtgtccgaccccttggatgGAATtgttaaattgcaaacatgtaggaaacgcagaaaataactacgctaataattttcgtgtgggactctaaataggtgaaAACTCCGCAATAAAATgcttaattatttttaaatattggcACTGGACATGTGGACGTCCGCCATAGTGAGGGTCGGGGAGTTATCGAGTACAAGCTGATGTGATGGATGTGATCGAAAAAGGACGTTGGGTGCTGGGGGGTTATAAAACGCCAAAAAATACCGGACGTCCTTTGTGAACGACGCCTTTACGGACCAAGATGTGTGAAGGTAGTGAATCCTTTTTTTCCAAATGACAGTTCTATGCATGGAATTTTGCTGTAGAGCGAAGTGATAGCGAATCCAGCTTTtttcgagccataatggcggacgtgttcgtaatacttgaacagcatttttgacatttgcctaatacatcgcacgttttcttttcgtacattcctttagttttaacgtgaacgtgcggaaagaaaacgtgcgatgtattagggatatgtcaaaaatgctgtttaaatattacgaacacgtccgccattatggctcgtaaaaagctggatacagttTATAGTTATAGCGAGTGAAGAGTACCATAATATGCTGACAACGCTGATgtgaccagagatgccagaagggaagacatgtcttcattttgaagacatttttgtgtgaaatgtcttcacttgaagacatgtgaagtgaagacatgtcttcaccatacagtttaaatgggcggaaagccgaaggaagacaaatgaatACATTTGTCGACTagcatttgaaaggggcggataagccaactgtcaaacagaacgagtgagagttcattttcctatgctgctccagcaaaaaataactctcacttgttctgtttgacagttggcttatccgcctctttcaattctagatagaattaacaaaacggctaatgtcgcaaatgtaaacaaaggagtgagagttattttttgctggaccagcataggaaaatcaaccctcacccggtttgtttcaggggtgtgaaattgtcaaaattttgtggactaaacatccatggatggcgacaatttggaaccagccagcttaccgaaaataacagctaatattagttaaattataTCTAAGAGGCTgtgtttaaccctttataaggccgtggcaattatattgccactaacgaaaaatagttgttttgcgtctataatgacatcaatataattatagaagcaaaataaaaattttttgttggtggcaatatagttgccactgccttataaagggttaactgATTTCTAActagtttcatttgttttaaaatgaatcaacctttaagtaggcaccagaaccaaaagtaccaaaaccaatgagtgggacatgtacGATGTATgaagtttgacagccacaccaccccgctggtttgtttacgcttgcgagattcgcccttttgttaattctatcttcaaatgttggtcgacatttctagatagaattaacaaaagggcgaatgtcgcaaatgtaaacaaaacgggtgagagttattttttgctgggccagcataggaaaatcaactctcactcggtttgtttacgcttgcgacattcgcccttttgttaattctatctacatttttccttgattcgtgaagacttttcaaaaaatcacctggcatccctggatGTGACAACGCGAATCCGCATcattatcgtcatcatcatcattaaatTTGGCTCCGTTTTCAGCCATAGTAAACaaacttttccaattttccTCCATAGTTGGCATAAATTGTGAATTTCTTGATAAAATTGTCCAAGTATAGTTTGAAAATGCCGGTAGATATTAATCGGCTTACGGATGGGTGGCTGGAACTTGAAAGTGACCCTGGTTTATTCACACTTCTGCTGGAAGACTTTGGCGTAAAAAGCGTTCAAGTTGAAGAAATTTACGATTTGCAAAAAAACATTGAAGGACCAGTTTATGGCTTTATCTTTCTTTTCCGCTGGATCGAAGAACGACGAGTACGACGAAAGATTGTCGAAACAACAGAAATCTACGTCAAAGATGAGGAAGcagtaaataatattttctttgCACAGCAAGTAGTTCCGAACAGTTGTGCAACTCACGCCCTACTCTCGGTGTTATTAAATTGCTCCGATATTGATTTGGGGACAACATTAAGCAGACTGAAAGTGCACACCAAAGGAATGTGCCCGGAAAACAAGGGTTGGGCTATTGGAAACACGCCGGAACTGGCGTGTGCACATAATTCCCATGCTATGCCGCAGGCTAGAAGAAGGATGGATCGAAACTCCGGAGTTAGCACTGGAAGGTTAGTTTCTTAGGCAAAATTCTTTGGTCAtgcttttaaatttattttttccgtgACAGGTTTACGGGTGAAGCATTCCACTTTGTTAGTTTTGTGCCTATAAACGGACATCTTTTTGAACTAGATGGATTAAAGCCATTTCCGATGGACCATGGACCTTGGGGAGAGAAAGAAGTATGGACAGACAAGTTTCGTCGTGTAATGTCTGAGCGGCTAGGGATCTCTACAGGCGAGCAAGATATTCGGTTTAATCTAATGGCTGTTGTGCCAGACCGACGAATTGCAATTACTCACAAGCTGAAAATGCTTCGTACCAATCAAACAATTGTTTCTGCCGCTTTAGAGAAGCTACTCAAAAGTAAACAGCCTGAGAATAAATCTCAAACAGAATTTAAGGAAACGCTCGATAAtattaaaaaagaagagaacTCTCCTGTTAAGCTGAGTTTAGAATATTCCCAGTTGCTGGATATGAATGAAAAGGAGGAATCTGCGGTTCATATGTCCAAAGAATTGGAATCACTAGTTTCGCTGAACAGTTCATCCGATTCGGTTGAAATAATAGGTGAAACAGAAATTAAGCAGGAGAATCCAACTCCATCGCCGCCGCCTTCTTTTATTGGCGCTGGTACTTTTTCACCAAAAGATCTGCTCTCATTGTTAAAAAATCTTGAGTCAGAAATCAACATTACCGAACAGCATTTGAGTgatgaaaacgagaaaagagCCATGTTCAAGGTAGACGATTGCCGTCGCACCCATAACTATGACGAATTCATCTGCACCTTCCTGTCGATGCTAGCCCATCAGGGCAAACTGGGCGAACTTGTATCGCAACATTTAATAACCAGCCGAAAACCCAGCATGGGCGGTGTTCAAAATAGCGGATCTCGAGGTGTGGTTAGAAATTACAACAAGAAAAATGCCACCAATGGTTCTTCACCCAAAACACCAAACTCTAAGCGACGCCGTGGCCGGACCAAGTATCGCAAAAGGAAGTAACGGACCGACCCTGATGACTCCGATTATAAGACTGGAGCGCCTTCCGTCGCTGCTGAGGGAGGTGAGTGCACATTTGGAGGGGGTATTCTATTTATTTCTATCTTCTCAACTGAATACTTTGAATTTACAATAAAAATAGGTTCTTGCTGACTGGAATGTTCGAGTTCAGTAGTGATTTGTCACATTCGTCGGTTGTTTCGCCGTTGCTTGTTATTGACGTTAGACCAGCACTCCGTTCACCTCAAAGCAACACTGTTTCTGTTGTATGTCATTGTCACGAATTTGCAGCCATTCATACCTAGCAGGTTAGAGTATGCAGCCGTGCATCGCATCACAGTCCCATTTTccatggagtttcctatataaatgggactgttatgcgattcacggcagtatggGTCTCTCGTATTGCATTAAGAAGTCATCACATAATAGTCGTCTCATAAGTGCGTGCTGATCTAAACAACCCAATATCCAATTTTGTGGAAGTACCGTCTCCAAGGAGGCTGATTGAAGACCGTCGACTTTACGTTGAACGCTGACATATTACCTAAAAGACTTAGGATTGCGTGAAATGTCGTCCAAACTCTTTGTAGCGCTTGGTGAGCGTAAGATAGTGGTTTCGCAGTAATTAAGGTTTAAGGTGAGGTAGTGTATCGGTTATCCAAGTCAGTTGCGGCTCTACACGTATAGTTGTTTTTAATTACCTGATGaccaagaaaataatttaaaatgatAGAAAATGCGACGTTATTTATTTATGGTTCTCACCAAGGCTGCATCCCGATTGATACCGATAAAAAACTTTGGGTCGCGTCAAAATCGACACGATTAAAATCATAGTAGAAGTGGGTTCCATGGTATATGTTGATGAATCGGAACTAATATCGGTAGACGATGGAGGATATACTTAATGAGTGGAGCAGGCGCTAACGAGCATTCTTGAGCCTGACTGCGAACACTAGTAAAATACAAATTCAAGCAGCGTCCGTTTTCGTCAAGGATTTTACTTATTTGCTGCACACCAGCTGTACCATAGTAGTGGAATACCAGCAGCTGTAGCAGTGGAAAATCTCGGAGGTAATCGGGCGAAGTATTAAAGAACTGGAGTCGACGATTGCCGTTACCGCGTTCGTACCAATTAATACCAACACCAATTAATAAGTTGTTTTATAGCACCCTGGAGAGGGATTAGACGTAAAATGAAAAGAATGGAAAATTAGATATGGAGGGGCCAATGACGCACACTAGGTTCGTAGTTCGTTTCTTCTTACCAAGCTAAGGAGTTCGCTGTTTGAAGCAGGTTGGCTCCCGGATTTGAACTCAACTTTTTCCTTAGGCTTCATGATTCGTCGGTCCCGGTATTGCGTTCCGTTTGAAGCTTAGAAGACTGGTAAAAAGAAATCTTTATGCCTCTATATAAAAGTGTGCGACATCTTTTAATCGCCATTACCGCTGGCAGAGCTAAATTATTTTACACACAACTTGTGCCTAGTCCCTGTCTATTGTAGTATAAGACCGAATAAGAAGTTAAAATTAACTAGTTCTCTAACCGCGACGACGGAACTGTACAAGCACTTGCTATTAACAAGGCAATGTTGTTCCTtggccgcgattctcaacgcgctTGTTAGGATAGGTTATGTTTTTATTAAGTCTATGCCAAAATCCTGCATTCGGCATCAAGCGCCAAATCACTATAGATACTTTTCATCCATTCCGACCTTGAACGAAGTAAAGTGGCCAAACACTCGGGAAAAAGTCTTAAGACTTAAGAGAAAGTTGCTCTAAATCGGTAAAGCCACTGTTCAAACACAGTAGCCACATATCTTTTTGTAGTTGTCAAGAAGCCTTATTTATACATCAGTAATTTCCTTTAACTGTGAAACACATTTTTGCCAGTATAAATAAAAACTTCCGCAAGGCAACGATTTTTCCAAGATTCGCTTGGTGAGACTAAAAATCGGTTTTCCATACTCCAGAAAGCTTCGTTATAAACTTTACAGATCGGGTGATGATACTCTTTTTGCTCGCTAAGCCGATCGATCATAAGGTGCGTGGATTCCCATCTGGTTTCTACACCTAGTAATGGCAAACATTTTGATTTATCTATCCAGAAAGTATTGATATATGGCTGTGTACGCAtagtttttatcaattttctagCCTTGACGAGAAATTTTGATACACATTTAGTTCTCAAAACATCGTTAATAGCAAGTTGTACATCATGTGCTGGGCAGCGAACTTCAGTCAAATGGGCGTAATTGATTATAGGTGTATCATGCTCCGAATTGCTGCTTTCAAAATCATCGTCTACTCTACCTCATTTTCTAAAACTGCTGTGCCCgacaaccgcccagttagcttcaaggtacgatgatggtctaacaagtcagtcgtcgtatgctcgaatctcggatatgcggtgctgctagatagagtcagtaggattgttgcactagccccgtaactgtccggtactctaacagccggctgcaaagtctgtcgataaagaatgtataaagacggttatgcccaaggctttgctttttgctgcGCCCGTATCAAGTCTAGTGAATAATGTGTAcagaaataactggagagcc is part of the Sabethes cyaneus chromosome 2, idSabCyanKW18_F2, whole genome shotgun sequence genome and harbors:
- the LOC128737103 gene encoding ubiquitin carboxyl-terminal hydrolase calypso; amino-acid sequence: MPVDINRLTDGWLELESDPGLFTLLLEDFGVKSVQVEEIYDLQKNIEGPVYGFIFLFRWIEERRVRRKIVETTEIYVKDEEAVNNIFFAQQVVPNSCATHALLSVLLNCSDIDLGTTLSRLKVHTKGMCPENKGWAIGNTPELACAHNSHAMPQARRRMDRNSGVSTGRFTGEAFHFVSFVPINGHLFELDGLKPFPMDHGPWGEKEVWTDKFRRVMSERLGISTGEQDIRFNLMAVVPDRRIAITHKLKMLRTNQTIVSAALEKLLKSKQPENKSQTEFKETLDNIKKEENSPVKLSLEYSQLLDMNEKEESAVHMSKELESLVSLNSSSDSVEIIGETEIKQENPTPSPPPSFIGAGTFSPKDLLSLLKNLESEINITEQHLSDENEKRAMFKVDDCRRTHNYDEFICTFLSMLAHQGKLGELVSQHLITSRKPSMGGVQNSGSRGVVRNYNKKNATNGSSPKTPNSKRRRGRTKYRKRK